A region from the Manihot esculenta cultivar AM560-2 chromosome 13, M.esculenta_v8, whole genome shotgun sequence genome encodes:
- the LOC110629007 gene encoding ABC transporter G family member 10, protein MELPRKSPDSTALKTQYRIRANKLSYKLSSQIDDCNWLHHWKTTSVRGYILRNVSCEARPGEIMAIAGPSGAGKTTLLETLAGIIPPGRVSGQVLVNEQPMNARCFRRLSGYVTQEEVLFPLLTVEETLMYSARLRLRGEFQASAALRVQALLKELGLENVANVRIGSESNRGISGGEKRRVSIGVDLVHDPPVLLIDEPTSGLDSASALHVVLLLKSMATKQGKTIVLTIHQPGFRILELFDQILLLSNGTVLHQGSLDLLEQHLRFAGHSVPRHVNVLEFAVEVTETLVIDTEESETEGNVTEQDYEEIRRNPNIRNLREAKICYPNGRFKEILILAQRFSTIISRTNQLFLARIIQAMLAGIVLGTVFMNAANDPNKHKLQTQIGFFAFSLTFLLASTTEGLPIFLQERRILMRETSKGYYRISSYVISNTLVFIPFLLIVALLYSTPVYFLVGLRRETDGFIYFLLVVWMAFLMSNSFVVCFSALVPNFIMGTSIIAGLMGSFFLFSGYFIAKQDIPDYWIFMHYLSLFKYPFECFVINEYGGGRGKKKCLELIEGDCFMYGEEFLMQQGLEESKKWSNLGVMLSFILGYRFLCFLILWYRSQRTRF, encoded by the coding sequence ATGGAACTACCAAGAAAATCTCCTGATTCTACTGCACTGAAAACTCAGTATCGAATTAGAGCAAATAAACTTTCTTACAAACTATCCAGTCAGATTGATGACTGTAACTGGCTTCATCACTGGAAGACAACATCAGTTAGGGGTTACATACTGAGAAATGTGAGTTGTGAAGCTCGACCAGGGGAGATCATGGCAATTGCTGGTCCAAGTGGGGCTGGAAAAACAACATTGTTGGAGACACTTGCTGGTATAATCCCACCTGGAAGAGTCTCTGGTCAAGTTCTTGTTAATGAGCAACCAATGAATGCTAGATGTTTTCGGAGATTATCAGGTTATGTCACGCAAGAAGAAGTTCTCTTTCCACTTCTTACTGTTGAAGAAACTCTCATGTACAGTGCTCGTCTCAGGCTGAGAGGCGAGTTCCAAGCTTCTGCTGCGTTGAGAGTTCAAGCACTGCTGAAAGAGCTTGGATTAGAGAATGTTGCAAATGTAAGAATTGGTAGTGAATCAAACCGAGGGATTTCAGGTGGTGAGAAACGTAGAGTGTCTATTGGTGTAGATTTAGTTCATGATCCACCTGTTCTTTTAATCGATGAACCAACTTCAGGATTGGATTCTGCATCAGCTCTTCATGTAGTTCTGTTGCTCAAATCTATGGCTACAAAGCAAGGTAAAACAATTGTCTTAACCATCCATCAACCCGGTTTTCGAATTCTTGAGCTGTTTGATCAGATTCTGTTATTATCAAATGGCACTGTCCTTCACCAAGGATCCCTGGATCTCCTTGAGCAGCATCTTAGATTTGCTGGTCATTCCGTTCCCAGGCATGTCAATGTTCTTGAGTTTGCTGTTGAAGTGACAGAAACTCTAGTAATAGACACAGAAGAAAGTGAAACAGAAGGTAATGTGACAGAACAAGATTATGAAGAAATCAGAAGAAATCCCAACATTAGAAATCTCAGAGAGGCTAAAATATGTTACCCCAATGGTAGATTCAAGGAGATTCTAATACTGGCTCAGAGATTCTCCACCATTATTTCCAGAACCAATCAACTCTTCCTTGCAAGAATAATACAAGCAATGCTTGCTGGGATTGTGCTTGGAACTGTATTTATGAATGCAGCAAATGATCCAAACAAGCACAAGCTACAAACTCAAATTGGGTTTTTTGCCTTCAGCCTCACCTTCTTGCTAGCATCAACAACTGAAGGCCTACCAATTTTCTTGCAAGAGAGAAGAATTTTAATGAGAGAAACTTCAAAAGGGTATTACAGAATATCTTCTTATGTCATATCAAACACTCTTGTTTTCATCCCATTTCTGTTAATTGTGGCACTCCTCTACAGCACACCAGTATACTTTCTAGTGGGATTGAGAAGGGAAACAGATGGATTCATCTATTTCTTATTGGTAGTATGGATGGCTTTCTTGATGTCAAATTCTTTTGTTGTATGCTTTAGTGCTCTTGTGCCAAATTTCATCATGGGAACATCAATAATTGCTGGGCTTATGGGTTCTTTCTTCCTGTTTTCTGGGTATTTCATAGCAAAACAAGACATACCTGATTATTGGATTTTCATGCATTATCTGAGCCTGTTTAAATACCCATTTGAGTGTTTTGTAATAAATGAGTATGGTGGAGGGAGGGGAAAGAAGAAATGCTTGGAGCTTATTGAAGGAGACTGCTTCATGTACGGTGAAGAGTTTTTGATGCAGCAGGGTCTGGAAGAGTCAAAGAAATGGAGTAATTTAGGAGTAATGTTGAGCTTCATTCTTGGATATAGATTTCTTTGCTTCTTGATTCTGTGGTACAGATCACAGAGAActagattttga